In Tsuneonella dongtanensis, a single window of DNA contains:
- a CDS encoding fasciclin domain-containing protein, whose amino-acid sequence MRSFKPIAAAAALSLLAPLAACSQAESSGDAASAEATDTLAAAIGGDNELATLSSALNEAGLADVFDGPGSYTVLAPSDDAFGEAGKTLSGEEHRAELVAVLRGHILPGHLTPDAIRKAVADKKGPVTMTTLDDGQVTFTAEGDTITVSGADGSKATVAGDALVATNGVVLPLDGLVKKVPPAPAG is encoded by the coding sequence ATGAGATCTTTCAAGCCTATCGCCGCTGCGGCCGCTCTCTCGCTGCTGGCCCCGCTCGCCGCGTGTTCGCAGGCGGAGAGCTCTGGTGATGCCGCCTCTGCCGAGGCGACGGACACCCTCGCCGCCGCGATAGGGGGCGACAACGAGCTCGCCACCCTGTCCAGCGCACTGAACGAGGCGGGGCTCGCCGATGTCTTCGACGGGCCGGGCAGCTACACGGTTCTCGCGCCCAGCGACGACGCGTTCGGCGAGGCGGGGAAGACCCTTTCCGGCGAAGAGCATCGCGCCGAGCTGGTGGCGGTCCTGCGCGGTCATATCCTCCCGGGGCACCTGACCCCGGATGCGATCCGCAAGGCCGTTGCCGACAAGAAGGGTCCCGTCACCATGACGACCCTCGACGACGGACAGGTGACCTTCACTGCCGAGGGCGACACCATCACCGTGTCGGGCGCCGACGGCTCGAAGGCGACTGTCGCGGGCGATGCGCTCGTGGCGACCAACGGTGTCGTCCTGCCGCTCGACGGGCTGGTCAAGAAAGTGCCGCCGGCCCCCGCTGGCTGA
- a CDS encoding lysozyme codes for MDRKPIFDTVRRLLKRGFSRREVAALDAAIDAAQRGAAVSSLDSVTGVTDPRETRAIGTHGIALIQQFEGLARLRPDGSVEAYPDPGTGGEPWTIGWGATGRGIGPGTVWSRSEADARLAADLVRYAADVSRAIGDAPTSQAQFDALVSFHYNTGAIARATLTRKHLAGDFAGAEAEFARWNRAGGRVLAGLTRRRAAEAALYREGSSA; via the coding sequence ATGGACCGCAAGCCGATATTCGACACCGTACGTCGCCTGCTGAAGCGCGGATTCTCGCGCCGCGAGGTGGCCGCACTCGATGCAGCCATCGATGCGGCGCAGCGGGGCGCCGCTGTTTCCTCCCTGGACAGTGTGACAGGTGTGACAGATCCCCGGGAAACGCGTGCGATCGGGACGCACGGGATCGCGCTTATCCAGCAGTTCGAGGGGCTCGCGCGATTGCGCCCGGATGGCTCGGTCGAAGCCTATCCCGACCCCGGGACCGGCGGCGAGCCATGGACCATCGGTTGGGGCGCGACGGGACGCGGCATCGGCCCCGGCACGGTGTGGTCCCGCTCCGAGGCCGACGCCCGGCTCGCGGCCGACCTGGTCCGCTATGCCGCCGACGTATCCCGCGCGATCGGTGATGCTCCGACCAGCCAGGCGCAGTTCGACGCCCTCGTCAGCTTCCACTACAACACCGGTGCGATCGCCCGCGCGACGCTGACCCGCAAACACCTCGCCGGTGATTTTGCCGGAGCGGAAGCGGAATTCGCTCGCTGGAACCGCGCCGGCGGACGGGTCCTGGCCGGTCTGACCCGTCGGCGTGCCGCCGAGGCCGCACTCTACCGCGAAGGCTCGTCCGCTTAA
- a CDS encoding helix-turn-helix transcriptional regulator encodes MLNRLREQREAKGWSQGELARRLGVSRQTINAVETDKYDPSLPLALRMAKLFAVAVPDLFIDDWEPENADGR; translated from the coding sequence GTGCTCAACCGGTTGCGTGAACAGCGCGAGGCGAAGGGGTGGAGCCAGGGCGAACTCGCCCGCCGGCTCGGAGTGTCGCGCCAGACGATCAACGCGGTCGAAACCGACAAGTACGATCCCTCGCTGCCTCTGGCGCTGCGCATGGCCAAGTTGTTCGCTGTCGCGGTGCCTGATCTCTTCATCGACGATTGGGAGCCGGAGAATGCAGATGGTCGATAA